Proteins encoded in a region of the Thermocladium sp. ECH_B genome:
- a CDS encoding sulfite oxidase, whose protein sequence is MELTQLIDNALNRKCNEVHYKREWPPNQKPVPRFIIYDAFDPGPEPDPSSVFLRVDGEVENELNIAFTDLLTKLPCVDLVADFHCVTGWSVSSVRWRGVQTKYLLNLAKPRGDFVMAVGLDGYTTNMPLSALMGEESIVAYAMNNSLLPRKHGFPLRLIVPSRYAWKSAKYLSRLAVMRDDEAGYWEELGYHDNGDPWMEERFRSSNALRMRRRVSF, encoded by the coding sequence ATGGAACTCACGCAATTAATCGATAATGCTCTTAATAGGAAGTGTAATGAAGTACATTACAAGAGGGAGTGGCCGCCTAACCAAAAACCAGTGCCTAGGTTCATAATATATGATGCATTTGATCCAGGTCCAGAACCAGATCCAAGCAGCGTCTTCCTGAGAGTGGATGGGGAGGTCGAGAATGAATTGAATATAGCATTCACTGATCTATTAACTAAATTACCTTGCGTGGATCTAGTGGCTGATTTTCATTGCGTCACTGGATGGAGCGTAAGCAGCGTTAGGTGGAGGGGAGTACAGACGAAGTATTTACTTAATCTAGCTAAGCCTCGAGGCGACTTCGTAATGGCGGTTGGGCTTGATGGCTACACAACTAATATGCCGCTAAGCGCGTTAATGGGAGAGGAAAGCATAGTTGCCTATGCCATGAATAATTCATTGCTCCCGCGAAAACATGGATTCCCCCTTAGATTAATTGTACCGAGTCGCTACGCGTGGAAATCAGCGAAATACCTATCACGACTAGCAGTGATGAGAGATGATGAGGCTGGTTATTGGGAGGAATTGGGATACCACGATAATGGCGACCCATGGATGGAGGAAAGATTCAGGTCAAGCAATGCATTAAGAATGAGGAGACGGGTGAGTTTCTAG